A region from the Candidatus Deferrimicrobiaceae bacterium genome encodes:
- the nifA gene encoding nif-specific transcriptional activator NifA has product MATRRSTEKAEISAIYEVGKILTSTQNLPRALGTSLRTLQSLLGFDRTAIHLPDSATREIRMEVSGGYTAEEHSRARYVWGEGIVGKTMKSGGPTALPDVRKEPSFLDKTRAHGKEPAEPLSYIAVPIKIGTEILGVLTAERIGRAGTQALEADTRALTVIGCLIGQALKLHAAIERLQEEFQRQRQEFEKKIRKTYRIENIVGQSKRMQEVFGQVTSVAPSRATVLLRGESGTGKEMIARAIHTAGPRADRPFVTVNCAALPETLLESELFGHKRGAFTGAVEERKGRFEQASGGTIFLDEVGDIPLSTQVKLLRVLQERKFERLGENRTLSVDVRIIAATNADLERLVEEGRFREDLFYRLNVIPLYLPPLRDRREDIIPLTEHFLERFNQEHGKGVSFTPEALDLLVEYRWPGNVRELENLVERTVVMAKAPIVGAQDLPRTVRLAALPATPDGQPPPRGPDASAPPRPGEGRPGPLPRADHLRAMEAEELRKALESTGWVIARASKILGWTPRQVAYKMKKHSLQSPWK; this is encoded by the coding sequence GTGGCAACCCGCAGATCCACCGAAAAGGCGGAGATCTCCGCCATCTACGAGGTGGGAAAGATCCTCACGTCCACCCAGAATCTCCCCCGGGCCCTGGGGACCTCCCTGCGCACCCTCCAGAGCCTTCTCGGCTTCGACCGGACGGCGATCCATCTGCCCGACTCCGCCACACGCGAGATCCGGATGGAAGTATCCGGCGGCTACACGGCGGAGGAGCATTCCCGCGCGCGGTACGTGTGGGGGGAGGGGATCGTCGGGAAGACGATGAAGTCCGGCGGCCCCACCGCCCTCCCCGACGTGCGGAAGGAGCCGTCGTTCCTCGACAAGACCCGGGCCCACGGGAAGGAGCCGGCGGAACCGCTCTCCTACATCGCCGTGCCCATCAAGATCGGGACGGAGATCCTCGGGGTACTGACCGCGGAAAGGATCGGGCGGGCCGGCACCCAGGCGCTGGAGGCGGATACCCGGGCGCTGACGGTCATCGGGTGCCTCATCGGACAGGCGCTGAAGCTGCACGCGGCGATCGAACGTCTGCAGGAGGAGTTCCAGAGGCAGAGGCAGGAGTTCGAGAAGAAGATCCGCAAGACCTACCGGATCGAGAACATCGTCGGCCAGAGCAAGCGGATGCAGGAGGTCTTCGGCCAGGTGACGAGCGTCGCTCCCTCCCGCGCGACGGTCCTGCTGCGCGGCGAGAGCGGGACCGGCAAGGAGATGATCGCCCGGGCGATCCACACGGCGGGTCCCCGGGCCGACCGGCCGTTCGTCACGGTGAACTGCGCGGCGCTGCCCGAAACCCTGCTGGAATCCGAGCTCTTCGGGCACAAGCGGGGGGCGTTCACCGGCGCGGTCGAGGAGCGCAAAGGGCGGTTCGAACAGGCCTCCGGAGGGACGATCTTCCTCGACGAGGTCGGCGACATCCCCCTTTCCACCCAGGTAAAGCTGCTGCGCGTCCTGCAGGAGCGGAAATTCGAGCGGCTCGGGGAGAACCGGACCCTCTCGGTGGACGTCCGCATCATCGCCGCCACGAACGCGGACCTCGAGAGGCTGGTCGAGGAGGGGCGGTTCCGGGAGGACCTCTTCTACCGGCTGAACGTGATCCCCCTCTACCTGCCGCCGCTGCGGGACCGGCGGGAGGACATCATCCCCCTGACCGAGCATTTTTTAGAGCGGTTCAACCAGGAGCACGGCAAGGGGGTCTCCTTCACGCCCGAGGCGCTCGACCTGCTGGTCGAGTACCGGTGGCCGGGAAACGTTCGGGAACTGGAGAATCTGGTGGAACGCACGGTGGTGATGGCGAAGGCTCCGATCGTCGGAGCCCAGGATCTCCCGCGGACGGTCCGCCTGGCCGCGCTGCCGGCGACACCCGATGGGCAGCCTCCGCCGCGCGGCCCGGACGCGTCGGCGCCCCCGCGTCCCGGCGAAGGTCGTCCCGGACCGCTTCCCCGGGCGGACCACCTGCGCGCCATGGAGGCGGAGGAACTGAGGAAAGCGCTCGAGTCCACGGGGTGGGTGATCGCGCGGGCGTCGAAGATTCTCGGCTGGACCCCCCGCCAGGTCGCCTACAAGATGAAGAAGCACTCTCTCCAGTCCCCCTGGAAATAG